A genome region from Oncorhynchus masou masou isolate Uvic2021 chromosome 14, UVic_Omas_1.1, whole genome shotgun sequence includes the following:
- the LOC135553921 gene encoding parvalbumin-7-like, with translation MAMNSILNAADIKKALEAFAAADSFDHKKFFEMVGLKAKSAEDVKKAFLVLDADASGFIEEEELKFVLKGFASDGRDLTDKETKAFLNEADKDGDGMIGIDEFVALVHE, from the exons ATggcgatgaacagcattctcaacgCTGCCGACATCAAGAAAGCCCTAGAGGCATTCGCAG CGGCTGACTCTTTTGACCATAAGAAATTCTTTGAGATGGTGGGTCTGAAGGCCAAGTCAGCTGAGGATGTGAAGAAAGCCTTCCTGGTGCTGGACGCTGACGCCAGCGGATTCATAGAGGAGGAGGAGCTCAA GTTCGTACTGAAGGGATTTGCCTCAGACGGCAGGGACCTGACCGACAAAGAAACCAAAGCATTCTTAAACGAAGCTGACAAGGATGGAGACGGCATGATCGGCATCGATG AGTTCGTTGCCCTGGTGCACGAGTAA